In Streptomyces sp. NBC_00414, a single window of DNA contains:
- a CDS encoding S-(hydroxymethyl)mycothiol dehydrogenase, producing the protein MAAQQVRGVIAPGKNEPVQIRTILIPDPGPGEAVVKVQACGVCHTDLHYKQGGISDDYPFLLGHEAAGVVESVGEGVTDVAPGDFVVLNWRAVCGQCRACLRGRPWYCFDTHNAKQKMTLEDGTELSPALGIGAFAEKTLVAAGQCTKVDPSVSPAVAGLLGCGVMAGIGAAINTGGVGRGDSVAVIGCGGVGDAAIAGANLAGAAKIIAVDIDDRKLEKARTMGATHTVNSKETDPVEAIRELTGGFGADVVIEAVGRPETYKQAFYARDLAGTVVLVGVPTPEMKLELPLLDVFGRGGSLKSSWYGDCLPSRDFPMLIDLHQQGRLDLAAFVTETITLDDVEQAFDRMHGGDVLRSVVEL; encoded by the coding sequence ATGGCCGCCCAGCAGGTTCGCGGTGTCATCGCCCCCGGCAAGAACGAGCCGGTGCAGATCCGGACGATTCTCATCCCGGACCCGGGTCCCGGTGAGGCCGTGGTGAAGGTGCAGGCCTGCGGGGTCTGCCACACCGACCTGCACTACAAGCAGGGCGGCATCAGCGACGACTACCCGTTCCTCCTCGGCCACGAGGCCGCGGGCGTCGTCGAGTCGGTCGGTGAGGGCGTCACCGACGTGGCCCCCGGCGACTTCGTGGTCCTCAACTGGCGAGCGGTGTGCGGCCAGTGCCGGGCCTGTCTGCGCGGCCGCCCCTGGTACTGCTTCGACACGCACAACGCGAAGCAGAAGATGACCCTGGAGGACGGTACCGAGCTCTCCCCCGCCCTGGGCATCGGCGCCTTCGCCGAGAAGACCCTCGTCGCGGCCGGCCAGTGCACGAAGGTCGACCCGTCCGTGTCCCCGGCGGTCGCGGGCCTGCTCGGCTGCGGCGTGATGGCCGGCATCGGAGCGGCGATCAACACCGGCGGGGTGGGCCGCGGCGACTCGGTGGCCGTCATCGGCTGCGGCGGCGTGGGCGACGCCGCGATCGCCGGGGCGAACCTCGCGGGCGCCGCGAAGATCATCGCCGTCGACATCGACGACCGGAAGCTGGAGAAGGCCCGCACGATGGGCGCCACCCACACCGTCAACTCCAAGGAGACGGACCCCGTCGAGGCGATCCGCGAGCTGACCGGCGGGTTCGGGGCGGACGTCGTCATCGAGGCGGTCGGCCGCCCGGAGACGTACAAGCAGGCCTTCTACGCCCGCGACCTGGCGGGCACGGTGGTCCTGGTGGGCGTCCCCACCCCGGAGATGAAGCTCGAACTGCCCCTGCTGGACGTCTTCGGCCGCGGCGGCAGCCTGAAGTCGTCCTGGTACGGCGACTGCCTGCCCTCGCGCGACTTCCCCATGCTGATCGATCTGCATCAGCAGGGCAGGCTGGACCTGGCGGCGTTCGTGACGGAGACCATCACGCTCGACGACGTCGAGCAGGCCTTCGACCGCATGCACGGCGGCGACGTCCTGCGATCGGTGGTGGAGCTGTGA
- a CDS encoding SDR family NAD(P)-dependent oxidoreductase, which produces MTVTEDSQAAPAVDTAEAPDGSYGPGVGHGSRTDDGSGAEDGFAAGEDAGAQDGLGTDLGPGIDPERLAVCLAVLDELDKIDVDHPDAIAVRRATAGIYRSVKQRRRQERRAAKTAHDKAVTEATATGSAQRIDDETEGVLPSSVTEAGAIAGILQRPRSCYTCKTRYTEVDYFYHQLCQKCAAENRARRDARTDLTGKRALLTGGRAKIGMYIALRLLRDGAHTTITTRFPNDAIRRFKAMPDSDEWIGRLKIVGLDLRDPAQVVALADSVAAEGPLDILINNAAQTVRRSPGAYSELLAAESGPLPAGELPPAEVIGTFGSGAVSALPVAGGGALTAQDVTGLALISGSASLERIAAGTAIDAGGLVPDLHDTNSWIQAVEEVTPVELLEVQLCNSTAPFILISRLRGAMAAAEAGRTYIVNVSAMEGVFNRGYKGAGHPHTNMAKAALNMLTRTSAQEMFEKDGILMTAVDTGWITDERPHPDKMRLADAGFHAPLDLIDGAARVYDPIVRGEQGEDLFGVFLKDYAPGKW; this is translated from the coding sequence ATGACGGTGACAGAGGACAGCCAGGCGGCTCCCGCCGTGGACACGGCAGAGGCCCCGGACGGTTCGTACGGTCCCGGTGTCGGCCACGGTTCCCGTACGGATGACGGCTCCGGGGCGGAGGACGGTTTCGCTGCGGGGGAGGATGCCGGTGCGCAGGACGGTCTCGGTACGGACCTCGGTCCCGGTATCGACCCGGAGCGGCTGGCCGTCTGCCTCGCCGTGCTCGACGAGCTGGACAAGATCGACGTCGACCACCCCGACGCGATCGCCGTGCGCCGCGCCACCGCGGGGATCTACCGCTCGGTCAAGCAGCGCCGCCGCCAGGAGCGCAGGGCCGCCAAGACCGCCCACGACAAGGCGGTCACGGAGGCCACGGCCACCGGCTCCGCCCAGCGCATCGACGACGAGACCGAGGGCGTCCTGCCGTCGTCCGTGACCGAGGCCGGCGCCATCGCGGGGATACTCCAGCGCCCCCGCTCCTGCTACACCTGCAAGACCCGGTACACCGAGGTCGACTACTTCTACCACCAGCTCTGCCAGAAGTGCGCCGCCGAGAACCGCGCCCGCCGCGACGCCCGCACCGACCTCACCGGCAAGCGCGCGCTGCTCACCGGCGGCCGGGCCAAGATCGGCATGTACATCGCGCTCAGGCTGCTGCGCGACGGCGCCCACACCACGATCACCACGCGCTTCCCGAACGACGCCATCCGCCGCTTCAAGGCCATGCCCGACAGCGACGAGTGGATCGGCCGGCTGAAGATCGTCGGCCTCGACCTGCGCGACCCCGCGCAGGTCGTCGCGCTCGCCGACTCCGTGGCCGCCGAGGGCCCGCTCGACATCCTGATCAACAACGCCGCCCAGACCGTGCGCCGCTCCCCGGGCGCCTACAGCGAACTGCTCGCCGCCGAGTCGGGGCCGCTGCCCGCCGGTGAACTGCCGCCCGCCGAGGTCATCGGCACCTTCGGCTCCGGCGCCGTGTCCGCCCTCCCCGTGGCCGGGGGCGGCGCGCTGACCGCGCAGGACGTCACCGGCCTCGCGCTCATCTCCGGCTCCGCCTCCCTGGAGCGGATCGCCGCCGGTACGGCCATCGACGCGGGCGGCCTCGTGCCCGACCTGCACGACACCAACAGCTGGATCCAGGCCGTCGAGGAGGTCACGCCGGTCGAACTGCTTGAGGTCCAGCTCTGCAACTCCACCGCGCCGTTCATCCTCATCAGCCGGCTGCGCGGGGCGATGGCCGCCGCCGAGGCCGGGCGCACGTACATCGTGAACGTCTCCGCCATGGAGGGCGTCTTCAACCGCGGCTACAAGGGCGCGGGGCATCCGCACACCAACATGGCCAAGGCCGCGCTCAACATGCTCACGCGCACCAGTGCCCAGGAGATGTTCGAGAAGGACGGCATCCTGATGACCGCCGTCGACACCGGGTGGATCACGGACGAGCGGCCGCACCCGGACAAGATGCGGCTGGCCGACGCGGGGTTCCACGCGCCGCTCGATCTCATCGACGGGGCTGCGCGGGTGTACGACCCGATCGTGCGGGGGGAACAGGGCGAGGATCTGTTCGGGGTCTTCCTGAAGGATTACGCGCCCGGTAAGTGGTAG
- a CDS encoding amidase yields the protein MTSWVGRTAAEIAAAVREKRVTPREVVAEHLARIELLDARVGAFRHVRAVAALAEAGEVASRSDLAGLPLAGVPVAIKDNLAVQGESTRNGSAASPDSPAAEDHVTVARLRAAGAVVVGLTNVPELCVFGTTEGVYGTARNPWDTTRTAGGSSGGSAAAVAAGMVPLALGNDGMGSLRIPAANCGLIGLKPGHGTIPADIGHGDWFGMSENGPLATTVEDARLMFSVLAATDLVRAEEPSARSVAVSVRSPLMGVAVTSPYATAAREAGRLLAGAGHRVRRADPPYPVWLGTTSLAHWTAGTAVDSEGLDPRRLARRTRVHARVGRRFVDSVRTGVRRQQLRERFAPFFAEHDVLLTPALARRGPAAADWHKRGWLRNVLVNTNCSPLTPPWNLTGWPAMVVPFGELPSGMPGAVQLVGRPGSEGALLELAGQLEGLRPWTRNAPLGGAR from the coding sequence GTGACCAGCTGGGTCGGCCGGACCGCCGCCGAGATCGCCGCCGCCGTCCGTGAGAAGCGGGTCACGCCGCGCGAGGTGGTGGCCGAGCACCTCGCGCGGATCGAGCTGCTCGACGCGCGCGTGGGAGCGTTCCGCCACGTACGCGCGGTGGCCGCGCTGGCCGAGGCGGGCGAGGTGGCGTCCCGGTCGGACCTGGCCGGACTCCCCCTGGCGGGCGTACCGGTGGCGATCAAGGACAACCTGGCCGTACAGGGCGAGTCCACCCGCAACGGCAGCGCGGCGAGCCCGGACTCCCCAGCCGCCGAGGACCACGTCACGGTGGCCAGGCTGCGCGCGGCGGGCGCCGTCGTGGTGGGCCTGACGAACGTCCCCGAACTCTGCGTCTTCGGCACCACGGAGGGCGTGTACGGCACGGCGCGCAACCCGTGGGACACCACGCGCACGGCAGGCGGGTCCTCAGGCGGCAGCGCGGCCGCGGTCGCCGCCGGGATGGTGCCCCTGGCCCTCGGCAACGACGGCATGGGCTCGCTGCGGATACCCGCCGCCAACTGTGGCCTGATAGGCCTCAAGCCGGGCCACGGCACGATCCCGGCGGACATAGGCCACGGCGACTGGTTCGGCATGTCCGAGAACGGGCCGCTGGCGACCACGGTCGAGGACGCCCGGCTGATGTTCTCGGTACTGGCCGCCACGGATCTCGTACGTGCCGAGGAGCCCTCCGCACGTTCGGTCGCCGTGTCCGTGCGGAGCCCGCTGATGGGGGTTGCCGTCACCTCGCCCTACGCGACCGCGGCCCGTGAGGCGGGCCGGCTGCTCGCCGGGGCGGGGCACCGGGTGCGCCGCGCGGACCCGCCGTATCCGGTGTGGCTGGGCACGACCTCGCTGGCGCACTGGACGGCCGGGACGGCGGTGGACTCGGAGGGGCTCGACCCGCGGCGACTGGCGCGGCGCACACGGGTGCACGCGCGCGTGGGGCGCCGGTTCGTGGACTCGGTACGGACCGGTGTGCGTCGGCAGCAGTTGCGGGAGCGGTTCGCGCCCTTCTTCGCCGAGCACGACGTGCTGCTCACTCCCGCGCTGGCCCGGCGGGGGCCCGCGGCGGCGGACTGGCACAAGCGGGGGTGGTTGCGGAATGTCCTGGTCAACACGAACTGCTCGCCGTTGACGCCGCCGTGGAATCTGACGGGGTGGCCGGCGATGGTGGTGCCGTTCGGGGAACTGCCGTCGGGCATGCCGGGTGCTGTCCAGCTGGTGGGGCGGCCCGGGAGCGAGGGTGCCTTGCTGGAGCTGGCGGGGCAGTTGGAGGGGCTGCGGCCCTGGACGCGGAACGCTCCGCTGGGGGGCGCGCGGTAG
- a CDS encoding GNAT family N-acetyltransferase, which yields MSIREAVADDWPRIWPFWHRIVAAADTYAWDPDTSEEDARALWMAPGKQVFVAEDSSGVVVGSAYVTPNYGGPAADVANAGFMVDPDRTGQGIGRALAEHILRTAKDDGYRAMVFNAVVETNPAVKLWMSLGFEIVGTVPYAYAHPTQGRVGLHIMHRAL from the coding sequence ATGTCGATCAGAGAAGCCGTGGCCGATGACTGGCCGCGGATCTGGCCCTTCTGGCACCGCATCGTCGCCGCCGCCGACACCTACGCGTGGGATCCGGACACCTCCGAGGAGGACGCCCGTGCCCTGTGGATGGCACCGGGCAAGCAGGTCTTTGTCGCCGAAGACAGCTCGGGTGTTGTTGTCGGGTCCGCCTACGTCACCCCCAATTACGGGGGGCCCGCGGCCGACGTCGCCAACGCCGGGTTCATGGTCGATCCGGACCGTACCGGCCAGGGCATCGGCCGGGCCCTGGCCGAGCACATCCTGCGGACCGCCAAGGACGACGGCTACCGGGCGATGGTCTTCAACGCCGTCGTGGAGACCAACCCCGCCGTGAAACTGTGGATGTCACTGGGCTTCGAGATCGTGGGTACCGTCCCCTACGCCTACGCCCACCCGACCCAGGGCAGAGTCGGCCTCCACATCATGCACCGAGCGCTTTGA
- a CDS encoding GH92 family glycosyl hydrolase, translated as MRRTGRPCPRKRRGLGPGPFSRTAAVVVAALLGLGGALAAPAVPAAGSGGKPHTDRLTDLVNPFIGTESEGNTFPGAAVPFGMVQLSPDTGHNTGYDHSDTRIRGFSLVHLSGVGCRLGGDLPVLPTTGEVTLTDHTKYAARFDHATERASPGYYKVGLTSGTGGEVSGNHIDAELTATGRTGVQRYTFPATDKANVLLNAGQALHRTVSTTVEILDDRTVRTAITGSGFCQAATRPYTVYTLTRFDRPFTTSGTWRGDSVTEGSTRSSGTGRGGAYVRFDTTEDRTVEATTALSYVDARGAAVNLRSEGGRSFDGVRDEARRTWEARLDGVRVRGGSDTLRRTFYSSLYRSFLAPNLGDDADGRYRGWDLKVHRAKGFTYYQNWSLWDTYRTQAQLLALLAPRESRDMALSVLTVGEEGGWLPKWGYGTVETNIMTGDPVTPFLTNAYQQGLLKGHEGRAYRALRRNADDVPPADSPAVGRDANKEYVAGGFVPTVKERPHAKDGHSDFHHGASATLEYALSDAMLAEMARDLGHEADAVRYAARAQNYRRILDPSTGFFRARDASGAFTGDADPARSSGFHEGTSWQYQWLVPQDLPGLIGLLGGRRAVNDRLDTFFAYERLMKDPERTAREVWVNGPYAYYNAAHYNPQNEPDLIAPYTYLSTGQPWKTTDVVHAALTLFTDTPTGMTGNDDLGTMSAWHVLSSIGLFPVQPGFDTWGLSTPVFERIDLVLDRGYYPRGALTVTAPGTGRTSATGPPSDTARPSDTGRYIRSVRADGVAHDRTYLTTGALRGIRELAFTVGGNPSGWGTAVDAAPPKLG; from the coding sequence ATGAGACGGACCGGACGCCCGTGCCCGCGCAAACGCCGGGGCCTGGGCCCGGGCCCGTTTTCCAGGACGGCGGCGGTGGTCGTCGCCGCGCTGCTCGGGCTGGGCGGCGCGCTCGCGGCCCCCGCCGTCCCGGCAGCCGGGTCCGGTGGGAAGCCGCACACCGATCGGCTCACCGATCTGGTCAACCCGTTCATCGGCACGGAGAGCGAGGGCAACACCTTCCCGGGCGCCGCCGTGCCCTTCGGCATGGTGCAGCTCTCTCCGGACACCGGACACAACACCGGCTACGACCACTCCGACACCCGTATCCGCGGCTTCTCGCTCGTGCACCTCTCCGGAGTCGGCTGCCGCCTGGGCGGCGACCTGCCGGTCCTGCCGACAACCGGCGAGGTCACCCTGACCGACCACACGAAGTACGCCGCCCGCTTCGACCACGCCACCGAGCGGGCGAGCCCCGGCTACTACAAGGTCGGCCTGACGAGCGGCACCGGCGGTGAGGTGAGCGGGAACCACATCGACGCCGAGCTGACCGCGACCGGCCGCACCGGCGTGCAGCGCTACACCTTCCCGGCCACCGACAAGGCGAACGTCCTGCTGAACGCGGGCCAGGCGCTGCACCGAACCGTCTCCACGACCGTGGAGATCCTGGACGACCGCACCGTGCGCACCGCGATCACCGGCAGCGGTTTCTGCCAGGCCGCCACCCGCCCCTACACGGTCTACACGCTTACCCGTTTCGACCGGCCGTTCACGACGTCCGGCACCTGGCGGGGCGACTCGGTCACCGAAGGCTCCACGCGGTCGAGCGGCACCGGGAGGGGCGGTGCCTACGTCCGCTTCGACACCACCGAGGACCGTACGGTCGAGGCGACCACCGCCCTGTCGTACGTCGACGCGCGCGGCGCCGCCGTCAACCTCCGCTCCGAGGGCGGCCGTTCCTTCGACGGCGTCCGGGACGAAGCCCGGCGGACCTGGGAGGCGCGGCTCGACGGCGTACGGGTGCGGGGCGGGAGCGACACCCTGCGCCGCACCTTCTACTCGTCGCTCTACCGGTCCTTCCTCGCCCCCAACCTCGGCGACGACGCCGACGGCCGCTACCGGGGCTGGGACCTGAAGGTCCACCGCGCGAAGGGCTTCACCTACTACCAGAACTGGTCCCTGTGGGACACGTACCGCACGCAGGCGCAGCTCCTCGCCCTGCTCGCGCCGCGCGAGTCGCGTGACATGGCGCTGTCCGTGCTCACCGTCGGGGAGGAAGGCGGCTGGCTGCCCAAGTGGGGCTACGGGACGGTCGAGACGAACATCATGACCGGCGACCCCGTCACCCCGTTCCTCACCAACGCCTACCAGCAGGGACTGCTGAAGGGGCACGAGGGGCGGGCCTACCGGGCGCTCCGGAGGAACGCCGACGACGTGCCGCCCGCCGACTCTCCCGCGGTGGGACGGGACGCCAACAAGGAGTACGTCGCGGGCGGGTTCGTGCCCACGGTCAAGGAGCGTCCGCACGCCAAGGACGGACACTCGGACTTCCACCACGGAGCGTCGGCGACACTGGAGTACGCCCTGTCCGACGCGATGCTCGCCGAGATGGCGCGGGACCTCGGACACGAGGCGGACGCCGTGCGCTACGCGGCCCGCGCCCAGAACTACCGCCGGATCCTCGACCCCTCGACCGGGTTCTTCCGGGCGCGGGACGCCTCGGGAGCCTTCACGGGCGACGCCGACCCGGCCAGGAGCTCGGGATTCCACGAGGGTACGTCCTGGCAGTACCAGTGGCTCGTCCCGCAGGACCTGCCCGGACTGATCGGCCTCCTCGGCGGCAGGCGCGCGGTGAACGACCGGCTCGACACCTTCTTCGCCTACGAGCGGCTCATGAAGGACCCGGAGCGGACCGCCCGCGAGGTGTGGGTCAACGGGCCGTACGCCTACTACAACGCCGCCCACTACAACCCGCAGAACGAACCCGACCTGATCGCCCCGTACACCTATCTCTCGACCGGTCAGCCGTGGAAGACCACCGATGTGGTGCATGCAGCGCTGACGCTCTTCACCGACACGCCCACGGGCATGACCGGCAACGACGACCTGGGGACCATGTCCGCCTGGCACGTCCTGTCGTCGATCGGGCTCTTCCCGGTCCAGCCCGGGTTCGACACCTGGGGTCTGTCGACACCGGTCTTCGAGCGGATTGACCTGGTGCTCGACCGCGGCTACTACCCGCGCGGCGCGCTGACCGTGACGGCTCCGGGCACCGGCCGTACCTCGGCCACCGGCCCTCCGTCGGACACCGCCCGTCCGTCGGACACCGGCCGTTACATCCGGTCGGTGCGTGCCGACGGAGTCGCCCATGACCGTACGTACCTGACGACCGGGGCGCTGCGAGGCATCCGGGAGCTCGCCTTCACGGTGGGCGGGAATCCCTCCGGCTGGGGTACGGCCGTGGACGCTGCGCCGCCGAAGCTGGGGTGA
- a CDS encoding SDR family oxidoreductase produces MTSPYGFEDRVAIVTGASRGIGLAVAEALVAAGARVCVTARDPEGLTRATARLNAVGLPGTVADPAHLRRLTELAMDTYGRVDIVVNNAATNQPYGPLMDADPDRWVEAFAVNVEAPLRLVQHTWRAWMREHGGSVVNICTEGAAHVGPGLGAYGASKTALLRLTQQLAGELAPGVRVNSVSPGLVRTEMARFVWERAERTPTAGLPLGRIGEPEDVARAVLWLASDAARWVTGTDLLVDGGTRVRAAHTHKETPL; encoded by the coding sequence ATGACGTCGCCGTACGGCTTCGAGGACAGGGTCGCCATCGTCACCGGGGCCTCGCGCGGGATAGGGCTGGCGGTCGCCGAGGCACTCGTGGCGGCCGGAGCACGGGTGTGCGTCACGGCACGGGACCCCGAAGGGCTGACCAGAGCCACCGCACGACTGAACGCCGTGGGCCTCCCAGGCACCGTCGCGGACCCGGCTCACCTGCGCCGGCTGACCGAGCTGGCGATGGACACGTACGGCCGCGTCGACATCGTGGTGAACAACGCGGCGACGAACCAGCCCTACGGCCCGCTCATGGACGCGGACCCGGACCGCTGGGTCGAGGCGTTCGCGGTCAACGTGGAAGCCCCGCTGCGGCTGGTGCAGCACACGTGGCGGGCCTGGATGCGCGAGCACGGCGGCTCGGTCGTCAACATCTGCACGGAGGGCGCGGCGCACGTCGGCCCCGGCCTGGGCGCGTACGGCGCGAGCAAGACGGCCCTGCTCCGACTGACCCAGCAGCTCGCGGGCGAACTGGCTCCCGGGGTCCGGGTCAACTCGGTCTCCCCCGGCCTCGTACGCACCGAGATGGCGCGTTTCGTCTGGGAACGGGCGGAGCGGACGCCGACCGCTGGGCTACCTCTCGGCCGCATCGGCGAACCCGAGGACGTAGCCCGGGCCGTCCTGTGGCTGGCCTCGGACGCGGCGAGGTGGGTGACGGGAACGGATCTGCTGGTGGACGGCGGAACAAGAGTGCGAGCGGCACACACCCACAAGGAGACGCCCCTCTAG
- a CDS encoding MBL fold metallo-hydrolase translates to MTTARIEHLVTSGTFSLDGGTWDVDNNVWIVGDDTEAVVIDAAHDADAIAEALGDRTLRAIICTHAHNDHIDAAPALAERTGAPILLHPEDLPLWKQTHPDRLPDGELSDGEKLTVAGVELTVLHTPGHAPGAVCLYAAELGTVFTGDTLFQGGPGATGRSFSHFPTIVESIRTRLLGLPAETVVRTGHGDTTTVGAEAPSLQEWIDRGH, encoded by the coding sequence GTGACCACCGCCCGCATCGAGCACCTCGTCACCTCGGGCACGTTCAGCCTGGACGGCGGCACCTGGGACGTCGACAACAACGTATGGATCGTGGGCGACGACACGGAAGCCGTGGTCATCGACGCGGCCCACGACGCCGACGCGATCGCCGAGGCACTGGGCGACCGCACGCTCCGCGCGATCATCTGCACCCACGCGCACAACGACCACATCGACGCGGCCCCGGCCCTGGCCGAGCGCACCGGCGCCCCGATCCTGCTCCACCCGGAGGATCTCCCGCTCTGGAAGCAGACCCACCCGGACCGCCTGCCGGACGGCGAGCTGTCCGACGGCGAGAAGCTCACCGTGGCGGGCGTGGAGCTGACCGTCCTGCACACGCCAGGTCACGCGCCGGGGGCCGTCTGCCTGTACGCCGCGGAGCTGGGCACCGTCTTCACCGGCGACACCCTCTTCCAGGGCGGGCCGGGCGCGACGGGCCGGTCCTTCTCCCACTTCCCGACGATCGTCGAGTCGATCAGAACCCGTCTGCTCGGCCTGCCCGCCGAGACGGTGGTCCGCACCGGTCACGGCGACACGACGACGGTCGGCGCCGAGGCCCCCAGCCTCCAGGAGTGGATCGACAGGGGGCACTGA
- a CDS encoding wax ester/triacylglycerol synthase family O-acyltransferase → MNVGTSDSDLLAPLDLAFWSIESPEHPMHLGALGVFAANSPAAGRHAADLLAARAAGVPGLRMRIRDIWQPFDFGGAAREAVADFEPLDHVRLHAPVADFLAAAGAIMQRPLERGRPPWEAHVVPGVDGTSFAVLFKFHHALADGLRALTLAAAVLDPMDMPAPRPRPAEPERGFFSGLVPDVTKLPGLVRGALSDVGRALDIGASVARATWGVRSCAALVSKPTGTRRVAGVAVELDEIHTIRKSVGGTVNDVLIAVVAGALRRWLDERGDGSEGVSPRALIPVSRRRPRTAHPQGNRLSGYLIRLPVDDPDPLARLAAVRTAMNHNKDAGPNRGAGAVALLADHVPAIGHRLGMPVVGQAARLLFDILVTSVPLPSLGMKLGGCPLTEVYPLAPLARGQALAVAVSTFRGRVHYGLVADAEAVPDLDLLAKSLTVEVAELNAACVS, encoded by the coding sequence TTGAACGTAGGGACCTCGGACTCCGACCTTCTCGCACCACTCGACCTGGCGTTCTGGAGCATCGAATCCCCCGAGCACCCCATGCACCTCGGGGCACTGGGCGTCTTCGCCGCCAACTCGCCCGCCGCGGGCCGGCACGCGGCCGATCTGCTCGCGGCCCGCGCGGCCGGCGTACCCGGTCTGCGCATGCGGATCCGCGACATCTGGCAGCCGTTCGACTTCGGTGGCGCCGCCCGCGAGGCCGTCGCCGACTTCGAGCCGCTCGACCACGTCCGCCTGCACGCCCCCGTCGCGGACTTCCTCGCCGCCGCCGGCGCGATCATGCAGCGGCCCCTGGAGCGGGGCAGACCTCCGTGGGAGGCCCACGTCGTGCCCGGCGTGGACGGAACCTCCTTCGCCGTGCTGTTCAAGTTCCACCACGCGCTGGCCGACGGACTGCGGGCCCTCACCCTCGCGGCGGCCGTCCTCGACCCCATGGACATGCCCGCGCCGCGCCCGCGCCCCGCGGAGCCCGAACGCGGCTTCTTCTCCGGCCTCGTCCCCGACGTGACGAAGCTGCCGGGACTCGTCCGCGGCGCCCTCTCCGACGTGGGCCGGGCCCTCGACATCGGCGCCTCCGTCGCCCGCGCCACCTGGGGCGTACGGTCCTGTGCCGCCCTGGTCTCAAAACCGACCGGCACCCGCCGGGTCGCGGGCGTGGCCGTGGAGCTGGACGAGATCCACACGATCCGAAAGAGCGTGGGCGGCACCGTAAACGACGTCCTCATCGCCGTCGTCGCGGGCGCCCTGCGCCGCTGGCTCGACGAGCGCGGCGACGGCAGCGAAGGAGTGTCGCCCCGGGCCCTGATCCCCGTCTCCCGGCGGCGCCCGCGCACCGCGCACCCGCAGGGCAACCGGCTCTCCGGGTACTTGATACGGCTTCCCGTCGACGACCCGGACCCGCTCGCACGGCTCGCCGCCGTGCGCACGGCCATGAACCACAACAAGGACGCGGGGCCCAACCGGGGAGCGGGAGCCGTCGCCCTGCTCGCCGACCACGTCCCGGCGATCGGCCACCGGCTCGGCATGCCCGTCGTCGGCCAGGCGGCCCGGCTGCTCTTCGACATCCTGGTCACCAGCGTGCCCCTGCCCAGCCTCGGCATGAAACTCGGCGGCTGCCCGCTGACCGAGGTGTACCCGCTCGCCCCGCTGGCCCGCGGCCAGGCCCTCGCGGTCGCGGTGTCGACGTTCCGCGGGCGCGTCCACTACGGGCTCGTCGCCGACGCGGAGGCCGTCCCGGACCTCGACCTGCTCGCCAAGTCGCTGACCGTGGAGGTGGCGGAGCTGAACGCCGCCTGCGTGTCCTGA